One window of Oncorhynchus kisutch isolate 150728-3 linkage group LG25, Okis_V2, whole genome shotgun sequence genomic DNA carries:
- the LOC109869889 gene encoding proto-oncogene Wnt-3, translated as MPSVAEGVKLGIQECQHQFRGRRWNCTTIKDNLAIFGPVLDKATRESAFVHAVASAGVAFAVTRSCAEGTSTMCGCDSHHKGPPGEGWKWGGCSEDAEFGVLVSREFADARENRPDARSAMNRHNNEAGRTTILDHMHLRCKCHGLSGSCEVKTCWWAQPDFRMLGDYLKDKYDSASEMVVEKHRESRGWVETLRAKYAFFKHPTERDLVYYEGSPNFCEPNPETGSFGTRDRACNVSSHGIEGCDLLCCGRGHNTRTEKRKEKCHCIFHWCCYVSCQECVRVYDVHTCK; from the exons ATGCCCAGCGTGGCCGAGGGCGTGAAGCTGGGCATCCAGGAGTGCCAGCACCAGTTCAGGGGCCGGCGTTGGAACTGTACCACCATCAAGGACAACCTAGCCATCTTCGGCCCTGTGCTGGACAAGG CGACCAGAGAGTCGGCGTTCGTCCACGCCGTCGCCTCAGCGGGGGTGGCGTTTGCTGTGACTCGGTCCTGCGCCGAGGGCACGTCCACCATGTGTGGCTGTGACTCCCACCACAAGGGTCCCCCTGGGGAGGGCTGGAAGTGGGGCGGCTGCAGCGAGGACGCCGAGTTCGGGGTGCTGGTGTCCAGAGAGTTTGCCGATGCCAGAGAGAACCGCCCCGACGCGCGCTCGGCTATGAATCGGCACAACAACGAAGCAGGACGCACG aCCATCCTGGACCACATGCACCTGCGCTGCAAATGCCATGGCCTGTCGGGCAGCTGCGAGGTGAAAACATGCTGGTGGGCGCAGCCCGACTTCCGCATGCTGGGCGACTACCTGAAGGACAAGTACGACAGCGCCTCGGAGATGGTGGTGGAGAAGCACCGCGAGTCGCGCGGCTGGGTGGAGACGCTGCGCGCCAAGTACGCCTTCTTCAAGCACCCCACGGAGCGCGACCTGGTCTACTACGAGGGCTCGCCCAACTTCTGCGAGCCCAACCCGGAGACGGGCTCATTCGGCACGCGCGACCGCGCCTGCAATGTGTCCTCGCACGGCATCGAGGGCTGCGACCTGCTCTGCTGCGGCAGGGGCCACAACACTCGGACTGAGAAGCGCAAGGAGAAGTGCCACTGCATCTTCCACTGGTGCTGCTACGTCAGCTGCCAGGAGTGTGTGCGCGTCTACGACGTGCACACGTGCAAGTGA